The nucleotide sequence GTGCGCGCAGCGCGGCGCGTTGACGGGGAGCATCAGGTAGTTGGGCCCCAGCCTGTACCGCTGCGTGTCGGCGTACGCGAACACCCGGCACTGCAGCATCTTGTCGTCGGAGTAGTAGATGCCCGGCACCACCAGCCCCGGCCCGAACGCCAGCTGCTCGTTCTCGTTGAAGAAGTTGTCCACGTTCTTGTCCAGCACCAGCCGCCCCACGGGCTGGAGCGGGAGGAGATCCTCCGGCCATGTCTTGGTGTCGTCCAGCGGGTCGAAGTCGTACTGCTCCTCCGTGTCCGGGTCCATCACCTGCACGAACAGCTTCCACTCCGGGAAGCTCCCGGCGGCGATGGAGTCGTACAGGTCCTGCGTCGCGTGGCTGTGGTTCTTCCCGCCCACCAGCGCCGCTTCCTCGTCGGTGAGGATGCTCCTGACCCCGCACGTCGGCTTCCAGTGGAACTTCACGTAGTGCGCCTTCCCGGCGGCGTTGACGAAGGTGTAGGTGTTCACGCCGAACCCTTCCATGTGGCGGTAGTCCGTCGGCACGCCGACGTCgtcgaagaggaagaagaaggtgtgGAGGCTCTCCGGGAGGTGCGACAAAAAGTCGAACACCCGCCAGTACTCCTGCACGTGCGACTTCGGGTTGGGCTTGAACGCGTGGATCACGTCGGGGAACTTGATCCCGTCGCGGATGAAGAAGACCGGGAAGTTGTTCCCCAGCAGGTCCCAGTTTCCCTCCCGGGTGTAGAACTTCACGGCGAACCCGCGCGGGTCGCGGATCGTCTCCGGCGACCCCCGCTCGTGGATCACCGTCGAGAAGCGGACGATGACGGGGGTGCGGACGCCCGgggcgcggaggaagtcggcgCAGGTCAGCGACGTCACGTCGTGGGTGCACTCGAAGAAGCCCTTGGCGGAGGCGCCGCGCGCGTGGACCACGCGCTCCGGGATCCGCTCCCGCGCGAAGTGCGCCACCTTCTCGATCAGGTGGTAGTCCTCCAGCAGGATCGGGCCGCGCGGGCCCACCGTCAGCGCCTCGTTGTCGTTCCACACCGGCGCTCCCGCGTTCGTCGTCGTCACCGTCGTGTCGTGGCTGCTCGACGGACGGAACTGCATGTATGtatgatttatatatatgtatatatatataagtaagtTTATAAAAATCAACAAGGTAGCTTATTAGATAGTTAGCCATGGaggagctaggaagaagaagcttgagctcaccttggtgggatccattGTGATTCTGCTAGTGATCGAAGTGTGCAGTGTTGGAGAGTGGAGGAGTGTGGCTTACATACTCGCTCTCCAAATCTTTTGCTGCTTAAATAGCGGCGAGGTGAGGAGTGGCGTGACCTCCCACCGGTGAGCTCGCCGGCTCCGGTGACCACCCACTGCCAAGTGGGCCCGCCGATAAGACAAGGGATGAGGTGGCAGGGACCCACCTCGTGTGGAAACTTTTAGGCCATCTAGATTGCTGACGCCTAGCTAGGTACACGATAGAGCACGGCATTTGCATTTCTTGGTCTGAGGTGGCCCGGGGAAATCTCAAGGAGATAAGAGGATCGGCATGCATCCCTGTCGTCGCAGACTCGCAGTACGTGATGATAATCCACTCCCAACAACATGGCTAATCTTGACTAGTGTGTCAGTGTGTGGGGATGGTGTAATTAGCGTACATGATTAGTCTCTCAAAAGCTCATTAGTGCGTTAGTGAGTCACCACTAATGTATAGTGTGTGGTTGATTGCCTCTtattaggaaaaaaaaaacacatgtatATTTATGTAATTTAAGCTTGACTCTAAATGAAAAACAACCCACAATATTGAATTATCGACAAAAGTAAATGACTCAAAATCGTCCGGATTTCCTACAACCAAACAAGATCCCTGTCATGCTTGCCTCAAAGGACACGATAATACCAAACATGTGAAGGCGTACACATCCCTGTCATGCTGGCTGCCTAGAAGTTCAAGCAGGCCCAAGGCAGCCAAGCTACCAATCACGTCCTATATGAGTGTTGCTTCTATTATCCGACTTGTCTCTTACATTGCTTAACTTGGCATCATGATTCCCTTGTCTAAATGTAAAGGGCTACGGTACCCATCAAGATTAATTAAGAGCCTCTTCATCAAACAATGTAAAACTAAATTATTTCTTACTTTAGTCAATGTAATCATATCCTACATATGCCAACATTTTGATAAGTTTGGCGATAACTTGTTACATATTTTGTACAACATTGGCTAGATTTAATTTTGGGTTATCAAGCAAGTCCAGGGGGTCATGAGACATTAGTCTAACTTGCCTAGAGGTGATAGATTTTATGTTGTGGTGAAGAAGCAAAGGCTTTAACTACTTATTAGGCGGGCTTAGACAGCCGGTGATTGGCATATATAGTGAGAGACACATCACTATGTATGGATAAGAGAAAAATGGTAGACGGCGCACATTATTGTCTGTCAATTTTAGATCACGCGGAGGACCCCCGCGTCGTCTCCCGTGTGAGGTGACTCGGGGGGCGACAACGCGCCCACCGAGCACCCCCCCCGCCTCCGGCTGCTCCctggccgccgctgccgctctcCGGCGAATGGCGGTGGCGGTCGCATCGGCGCTCGTGTGGGTGACCGTCCgcaccccctcccctcccctcgctCCTCTTCCCATCCCTAGAGCTTCAAACCCGGTCGTCTTGTCCAACCCCGGTTGTGGTCGCTGCCGGCCTTCCGAGGCCAGATCCGGCCATGCCTCCGCCTAATCTACTTGTCCCAACGCCGGATTTGCCTCCTCCCACGCCATCCCCTGCACCCTCGATGGGGAAGAAGTGGTGGGACTTCGGCCCACGCCAGGGGTCACCGGAAGGCTCGCGCGTGCTCCCCCTGCACCCCGCCCTCGACATGCTTGGCTGTGGACAGGGCGGCGGCGGTCGGTCGGGCCGGCCAGGTCGTCTGTGGCCCTGGTGGCGACCGAGGGTTGTCAGGGCCGCGTCTTCTTCATGCTCGCCTGGCATGCGGCTGGTCGGGAGGCCAGCGCCCTCGGCGGCTTGTAGCGATCAGGCCTACCACCTATCCGTGGCCTATGACGACTGTGGCCACCCGGTGGTGGCCTGGAGCCGTGTGGGAGTGGGTCGGGGTGGACATGGACATGGTCGGCCGATGACCGCCTGGAGCTGCCTGTCCCACGTGGATTCTGCTGGGTGTCTACTATCTATGGTTGTCCCGTGTAGTCACGCAGCCCCCTTCCCTGCGTCATGGGTGGTTTGGTGCTTGGCGAGAGCCTTGCTGTTCGCTGATGATGGCGACGCTCTTGGAGGGCCGTTACCCTCCTTGGAGGCATCTATCGCTGCACCTTCCTTCGTGGATCTTCTGGGTGGAAACCCGGTCCCTGTTGGGCAAGCAACGACGGCGCTGTCTGCGTCGCGTCCCTCATTGGAGGCGTTGCCTTTGAAGATTCCTGGCCATGGCGCTGGTGGGGCTGCCTCCCCCTCTTCCTCGGTGCCGCTTGTGGCTATCGTCGCCTCTTGTGGTCCTGCAGCGTGTTCCGTCAGGCTATGGAGATTATTGCTGTGCCACTGGTCCGTCTGCGTGCTTCTTTCAACACGTGTTCATCCTACAGGGTGGTTGCTTCTTCAGGGGATGCTGTGCCGCTTGTCGCTTGCCCGACGGATACTTTGCTGCCGCCACACTCTTTTCCGACGGCAAAGTGTCGTTGGTTCTCGTTTccggcggatgctttgccgccgagGTTGTTGTGGTTCTCTttctggcggatgctttgccgcctcTGTCGCTGCGAGCTTGTCTTGTCTTCTCCGGGTGGATGCTTCGCCACTGCGGATTCAAGGCCCTGTAGGCTACCTCTGTGTTGTTGTCATGTGGTCATAGGTTCAGTTGCGTGGGTGTTGAGGCTGGGGTCTTCTTCCCTCTGCTTTTTTCTTTTCTTGCTGTTGTGTTTTTGGGCTGCTGTGGTAATCCTAGGATTACTTACGAGTCCTGTGTAACTGAAAATTTCTACCTCTGCTTAATGAATACTGTGCCCAGGcgcattcgagaaaaaaaatttgTCTATCAATTTTGATTAAAATagaagtgataggcatgcatcaATTGTCGCTTGTCTTCATTAATTACTTAACATCCGTAGTGCTAGGCAAAATATGTACTTTTGAGGTTTAAAATTAACCCGTCGTCATCACCTTTTGTGGCCTAGTGATATTTTCCAAACTAAAGAGGTTTTGAAAGCACCAACATCAAGATATATATGGTCTGATTAATTATTTGCATTAGTCTTAGTCTACATTAAACCTTATGCAGCATAACCCAAGCCAACGTAAACATCTATAGTATCGTGTTATTTGATAGTCCTACATAAGCAATGCCATGTTTGAAAAAAAAGTGTTTGATTGTTTACATTTTGTTGAATGTAGTCATCTCCATATCTCCATGTTCTACTTGAGATCTCATGTTTCTAGTAGAGGTACATGGAGTGATAATTAATATTTCATTTTTGTCTGTCTAGAGACAGCTTGTGCAAATCAGCGTTGTCTAATACGACCAAATCTGGTGTATTAGCCAATACTACAATGGACTTGCTTTGAGCATTATGCGAGCTTGCGTGAGCCTAAGCGGACAACCGAACATAAGCTAACCGCACTACATAAAcctgaatataaactaatacacaGATAACCAATTAGACCCATCGATGGTGCATCAGAGAAGACGTTACGTTGTTATCACAACGCTCAGCGACACATCAAAAGTGTTGTGGTCGCGTTTTGGTTTCACCGTGTCATCATCAATAAAATCCATGGACACAACACATCGGTGCTGCCCCTGATTAAGAAATGATAGTCACCATGTTCGCTgatgctaaaatttggcttatgttgatGTTTATTTTGaaatgctgtgagagaaaaatattgttataTAGCTGAAAAGTAATTCAGAATAAGGTCAAGCGAACATGGCAAGTATACAGTGCGTACGACCCAATTAAGGGCTCGATCGATCGGTCACAAAATCGACTATGAACAAGGACGTTGCACTAGCTAGCGAGCTAGTAGCTCTCCAAAATTTGTCGTGTGCTGTCACTTGCATCGTGCTTGGCAGTTGGCACACCAGCAATATAATGGACCACTAGCTGCTAGTACAAGCCGTCGTTTTTTTTTTGAGAGCGTGGATGAGCTAGGGCATCGTCATAAACATACATGTGTGGCTGCAAATCACAAGATGTACTGACCAACACTACACCACGTGGCCATGTTTTCTCTCCATTTTTAATgtcctttcctaggagattatTACACTCGATACTCAATTACCAACAAGCAACAAGTGAACATAACATTACTGTGATGCATGCTTATACTGTTACCACGTGTGAAGGGAGTTAGTTTAACTGCTAATCTAAATCTTTTTCTTTATCAATGTCGTAATAGGCGGCTAGCTCGCCTGCTCTCGGTTCATTTTTTTTAATATCATGAATATTACCGGGATGCATGCTTACTGGCCTAGCTAGCAAAGAGCAAACGCTCACTAGCTAGTTATGGGTGCTAATTAGGGCACCCGTAGCCGTAAGAGCCAGTTACTAGTTCTAAGCCGATCTCTCCAATAGTATTAGATTTTAGCAATGGCTTATAGTATAATAAGGCCCACATGACTTTCTCTCACATGTTCTTGGATTGTGTGTATAAGCTTAGCTCTTGATTAAGAGCTAATATTTCTCTCTCATATATTAAAACATGCGAAAATGTTTAGAGCTAGCTTATGCCTTTAGCATACATGATTATATTAGGCCAGACCAGGGCTAAGTTTGCGTTGGTGACTCCCATCATCAGTACTACTGCAGCCAATTCAGGGCTCCATCATATACAAGGACATGGCCGTAATATTAATTTGATGGCATCTCGtcatatatgcatgtacgtgtggcTGCAAATCACAAGTTGTACTGATGAAGGTACACAGCGGCGCACACACACATCACTTTGCATCGCATGCTGCCAAGATCTGAATTTTCGTCTGCCCATCAATACTGcaggagctagctagctagctagtcgtTTGATCCCGATGGATTCGGAATTGAGACAATTTATTTGTCGCTCATGACGACTAATTAGCTAGCTAGGCGGGACCGATCGATGGGTGCGCGACACTTGCAGCTTAGTCGTTTAATTGGATTCTAGCTTTAGGCTGTATTAGCTGGAGAGACTGTCGATCATATTGGAGTATCTTGCTTGTCCAAGTCTCACCAGCATCAGTCAAACGGCCAGGCAAGAAATATCTATGTACTGTATGTACTATTGCTTTAAAAACTAAAACAACTTCACTATTTTAAAGCTACAGCTAAACAATTTAGTGACGCTATAGTGAAAAAACAACAATAGCTTAGCGCGGGCTATCGCCAGAAGCTATAGCCCGTTATTTAAATCCATGGTTCAAACTCACAATTTTAACCTTTATGTGTTGCTTCCTTACCTGTGTGTGCGCCTTAGAGTCACTTGTGACTGAGTGGTTGATGCATTGCTTTTGTATTAATACAGAAACAAGCTGtattcccggttggaaaaccccttcagtcctggttttccaaccgggagctcgaatccgggactaaagggtccctcctttagtcccggtttttcgcccgggactaaaggttggtagtaccaaccggggctaaagaggtctcccggcctggccacgtgggccgaccctttagtcccggttggtatcaaccgggactaaaggttttctttttcttttttttccggttggtattttcaattgatgattcgttttgattTTTTGGTTGCGTGACCTCCATCCTGTATGCATCTGTCTTGATGAACTCACTCAAGATCTTCGCCTCCGTGTATTGTGGGTACCCAAAATCCATCATCTCATCAAGCAACTCATAGTGTAAGTACAAAATGGGCGCCCCATTCTGTCAAGTCCCAGTGTCAACTCTTGAAGATTGGGTAGCTTCATGATTGCAGGAAAACTATCCTTTGTGATCTGCAACACAAGATACGTTTCCATTTTATTATTACTCCAGCACAATATGCCCTAAGCACTAACTGAATAATAAATTAGATTGAGCAAATATGTACTAGTAACTAGCAAAGGGAGTAACTGAAGCCAATTTTTTTTAGGGAAACTGAAGCCCATTTTACTCCGGTGAATTAAAGAGGAACCTGGATGTCTTATCAAATCAACAAACGTACTAGAAGGAAACAAAAGATAGAATCATCCAAGAAACAAGCAGAGCACCCAAAAAACCTGAGCGCTCACCATGGTGTAGGAGAGATCCAGGCTGGTCAGCTTCCTGCACTTGAGCGCGAGGAGCTGGATCCCCAGATCCAACACCCCAAGGCACCACTTGAGCGAGAGCTCTCTCAGCTCGGTGCACACGACGGCGACGCATCCGAGCCCCATGTCAGTGAGCGGCTTCCACCTTGCCAGCGAGAGCCTCCTGAGCCCCCTCGCCCGCCCCACCTCGGCCGCGGCGGCGTCCCCGAGGTCGACCCCATTGGAGAGGTCGAAGCGAAGGACTTGAGCGCCCGCGGGTCGGCCTGGGATCCGGAAACTGCGCTGCTTGGTTGGATCGGaagcggggaggaagaaggggtatataggaggggtccctttctagtcccggacggagtctccagccgggagtagacttttactcccggttggagggaccaatcaGGAGTAAAATTTAACATTTAGTCTCGGTTGATAGCTTCAACCGggctaaaggtcccctgcagtaaAAGCCTGCCGTAGCAGCCGTtgagcagggacctttagtcccggttggagctaccaaccgggactaaaggtttttctagtcccggacgtaaaaaataccgggactaaagtcaaattttgaagtggatcaaaagtcgtttctctaccaCTCTAGTGATCTTTGTAGTGTATCTTTGAAACTcaaaacgaattcaaatgaaaaaaaattgacCTGGAAAGTGTTAGATATCTTTGATTAGTACAACTTTGTTTAGGcaatttctccatccaaggtcatttaaGAAATTCATAAAAGTATTAATTTCAAAATAATGATTTTTTTTGGCGGTTCACAATAACACTTAAGGAAAATTGTATATTTGTTTGGAGGCCGAATGAAACCACCAAAGATAcaaattaccttggtagtttacTACAACTACCAAGGAAGTTATAGTTTCTTGGTGGCTGGATTTCGACACTCGAGGAAATTTTAGGCCACCAAAGAATCAAATTTCCGTTTTCTGATTGATAGTGCTATAATTAAGTAGAAGCAAGTAAAAAAGGTGATAGATAAGCTAGCTAGCACTATATATGTACAAGTAAAGTAAAGTTTCGGATCATATCGATCGGATCATTATTAGATTGATACTGAATTTCTATATATTATATCAGAAAAGATGGCAATCATGGACTCCTATCCCACTACTGCTTATTATTATATGTATACGCACGCATTTTCCATCGTTCCACAGTACAAACTAATGTTTTTTGCAGTGAAAAGAACAAGAGAGGAATTGTCACGATGCATGAATTGAAAGGGGCTTGCCGGGGCGCAGCCGCAGCTGCACGCACGAGCTTGACTAAGGGCTGCTAAGGTGGTGGTGTTTTCCAAGAAGGAGAGAGGTACGTGCGCGCGCGTGTGTGGGCATGGCGTGTGGGTCAAAGATTCGTGTGTCCCCGCTACATGACAATGCAAGGGAGGGGCCGGTTTTGCTGCTAGCTGCTGGTGTGTAGTAGTGCTGTGGCATGCATGATCCGCGTATATATCCCGATCTGAtgggaggggatgatgaggaccagCGAAACCAACGCGGCACATGAAAATATCTAGCCATCTCTGCTTGCCTGCCTTTCATCCTATATCCTATCCATCCAGATTTAATATCAGGCCTTTTATTTATTGATTTGTTCCTATCTCCAACAGTGTTGCTAggcttgtttgttttcaatttaATTTGTTTAATTTATCCTCTCACATCAACTAATTATGTATATACTTCTCTtgctagcaaaaaaaaaaaaaagtcattaCATTCTTATGCTAGAGAACATAATCATGAGAGTTGCACGATTGTTTCTTGCATTGGCTATATGCGTGTAGATCTCTATCTATATAACTAAAAAAAGCTAATATAAGATTACTGTGCAACCGACAAGATGATCGATAACCCGTCCTCCAAAACCAGGTGCCTCTCTCTGGCAAAAATCAGTAAACACCCCACCCTCACCCCTCCCCACACACACTGGCGGAGTATAGCTGTTTGGAACGAAGGATTTTCGTAGAATGGAAGGCCTTTTTCTTGTCCAATCAAGCAAGCGAATCAAAGGTAGcaattatatttatatttatatatatatacgcaCGCGCACGCGCGCGGATACATAcggctaagggggtgtttggttccatggactaaattttagtccatgtcacatcggacgttcggatgctatttaggagaactaaatatgagttaattataaaactaattacatagatggagactaatttacgagacgaatttactaagcctaattaatacgtcattagcatatatttactgtagcacaacattgtcaaatcatagactaattaggcttaaaaaattcatctcgcaaattagccacaatctgtgcaattagttatttttttcgtctatatttaatacttcatgcatgtgtccaaacatccgatgggacagggactaaaatttccctgtagtaaccaaacaccccctaagccgGACCACTCCGGTCGGCCCCATAATTATTCCCTTCCCGGCGGAAACCAAAACTGCATGCGGCGCAGAGACGGTGTTTCAACAAAAGATAGCACAACACATAATTTATAACAGAGgaaaaaccatgtgttttagcacaaactagcacatggttgttggtTGCTTGCATAACACATGATTTCCAAGAGAGAaaaaaaccatgtgttttag is from Miscanthus floridulus cultivar M001 chromosome 7, ASM1932011v1, whole genome shotgun sequence and encodes:
- the LOC136466490 gene encoding catalase isozyme 3: MDPTKFRPSSSHDTTVTTTNAGAPVWNDNEALTVGPRGPILLEDYHLIEKVAHFARERIPERVVHARGASAKGFFECTHDVTSLTCADFLRAPGVRTPVIVRFSTVIHERGSPETIRDPRGFAVKFYTREGNWDLLGNNFPVFFIRDGIKFPDVIHAFKPNPKSHVQEYWRVFDFLSHLPESLHTFFFLFDDVGVPTDYRHMEGFGVNTYTFVNAAGKAHYVKFHWKPTCGVRSILTDEEAALVGGKNHSHATQDLYDSIAAGSFPEWKLFVQVMDPDTEEQYDFDPLDDTKTWPEDLLPLQPVGRLVLDKNVDNFFNENEQLAFGPGLVVPGIYYSDDKMLQCRVFAYADTQRYRLGPNYLMLPVNAPRCAHHNNHYDGAMNFMHRDEEVDYYPSRHAPLRQAPPVPVPARPVVGKREKARIRKPNDFKQPGERYRSWDADRQERFVRRFADSLGHPKVSQELRSIWIDLLSKCDASLGMKIATRLNMKPNM